The Prunus dulcis chromosome 3, ALMONDv2, whole genome shotgun sequence genome segment TGAAagtttttatgaaaattgacATTTATGAAAGCAAGGGCAAAATTTAAGCtgtttttgataaaaactctaTCTAATCACATGACTCCCTACACTTTTgtccctctctcctctctttctctctcccctttttttttctctctctcttttctctgaGCTTGTTGATTCCTtctgtcatatttttttcttgttccctttctcttttccttggTCTTGTTGCTTCATATCTacctatttttatttcttgataATTTTCGGGTAGGCAGCTGCCTACCCAAAACATGGCTAGATCCgccattatatatatatatatatatatatatatatattattttttattttattttttgtagtCTTATTTTTGTGggaatataatttatttaaaagttgaGTTCTGATTAACCTTTGATTTTTATCAACTGGCGAGAGTTTTAAATTTCGCACCACTTTGTTTTAAACAAACCCCTTCTTCAAATTATTGAAAACACAACGTTATAGTATCGAATTTCGTTCGGGTGTGACATTCTTAATTACGCCTCCATTTTGAAATGTGACAAAACATTAACCTATCAGGagcaaaatcaaataaaacttAGTGGGTTTCATTTTCACACTATAAAATGTGATACAcaaatggaaatgcaaaacAACGATAAAAATATCTTATATTAATTAACTTATATTATCCCTAAACACATCGAAATCTCTCTGTATGTTTGGACATGGAACACATAGATTAAGGCACATATCCTCGGCTCTCCTGGTACTTATCATACTCTTCCATGGTGTTGAACTCATTGGAGTTCTCAACATAGTTTCTAGTGCTTCCTCTCCCTCCTTCGTAATTTTCATTGAAATTTTGGTTGATCTCATTCTTCACATCTTGATAGTACCTACCATTTTCCAAAAACCTTGTGTCACTCATCCCTTGCTGTACATTAATTTCACGGTTTTCCCAGCCATTGCCGCCCTTGTAATTGTTCGTTTTTGTGTAGCCATTGCCGCCCTTGTAATTGTTCGTTTTTGTGTAGCCGCCCTTGTAATTGTTCGTTTTTGTGTAGCCATTGCTGCCCTTGTAATTGTTTGCGTAGCCATTGCCATTAATgtagttgttgttgttgacaTAGTTGGTCTTGTAGCCATTACGATTAACgtagttgttgttgttgacaTAGTTGGTCTTGTAGCCATTGTTGTTGTACAAGTTGGTGCTTTCATAATTACCTGTGCGATCAAAGCTTTCACCGCTTAGTTCTTCGGCCAAAATTTCATCTTCACCATCAATGGTGGTTGGTGTCTCCTCCGTGGAAGGGGATTTGCCTGAGCCGAGGCCATACAAGGCGCCATTGTGGCGGTGCTCTTTCTCCAAGTAACTTGGTGCTGGTGCCGGCACATCTGCTAGTTCTGGTGCCTCTGCTGCTGGTGCCGGCACGTCGGCTAGTTCTGGTGCCTCTGCTGCTGGTGACGGTGCTGGTGTTGGCACTTCTGCGATAGAGGTACTGATTGTTGGCTCGTTAAcattcttcttgttgttgtagTACTGGGTGACTTTGCTGAAGAACACGCTCTCTCTAGCTTGAATATTTTCGAAGAAGGAGGAGAAAATGAGCActagaaggaagaaaaatgagagtgaTTTTGCAAAGGGAGCCATTGTTTGAGATTTTTTGGTGAATCaaaatgttgggttttctagGACTTATATGTATCTGCttgctctctatttttctttttggtctcTTTATTGGGCGAGCAATTATGCGTGGATTGAGGAAAGGAAGGGGGCTGTGGGGTTTGAAAAATAATGGCATATAGTGCACGCTGCATGTGCAATCCATGAGAATGTCTAGCTAACACCTTTATTGTCAAAAACACTGTCTTAGTCAAAAGGGTGgcattttctttaatttccagCTACTTCTGAAATGGATTTCTCTATAGCtttaatgaataaaaaaagtataagGCTGAAGATTTCGATTTCTCTATAGTTGAGTTAGGACTCGTTCGGAAGTGATTTTAGAGAGAAGCACCTCCTACGTGCTTCTCtatataattactttaattcTAAAGAGAAGTACATCCATGTGCTTCTCTTTAATCTTCTctttaaaatcacttaaagtgataataaagaataaaaatgattCTCCATACAAGTGTTTTTTGGCCTATTTAAAATCAatcccaaacgagcccttcgttaagcaaagaaaaagtgaaaaacaaaaggaaaaggaaaaagaagttgAGAGGAGACCCCATATAATTACCATTGCCCCATGGGTTCTGGCTTCTCTATTAAGCATGTAGTTCGCTTGATgattgctttttgttttttttgtttttttggtgaaattgctttttgtttttgttttgtttttttttctgtttacgttttggccttttttttttcttttttttttttctcttttgagaCATAATTCACAGCGTCTTGTAAGTTAATTTTGCAAAGTTACCTCAACTACCAAGATTATTATGGTTGAAAATTGAGTAATACTACTCTTACCAGATTTATATACCACCTTCTCATTCCACTTATGTGACAGATGAGGTGgacaaccacatcaattaaaattaatttaacattttcttttcttttatgatttattgacaTTTTTTAACTGATGTGACTATACACTTCATttgccacataaggtggtatgagaatgtagtatacaaatgtggtaagagtaacATTATTCTTGATAATTACATTGTCGAATAATGCCTACTCTTACCATATTTGTATACTACATTCTCATACCATTTTATGTGGCAGATAAGTTGGACAACCACATCAATTTATTTTCTCCTCCTTTAATTTCCTCATTGATAATTCCCCTAATTTTCTCACTTGGTTTCCTTAATTGATAATCCGTAACTTTCCCAAGCCATGTTGTTttctataaatagagtttaGGCCCTATGAATTTCACTGAATAAGAAGATAATTTTTCTGCTTTAACAATTCAATAATTGACCAAGGCAATAAGGAGGGGCGAAAGCCATTCATCGGCCAGCAGCAGTGACCTGGTCTCCCAAATTTTAAGCAcgtgtatatataataacatGACATCGCCtataaatattgaaaaaaaaaaaaaatctcatatTTAGGTTAGTGAGTCCCcaaatatgtatgtattttgttctttctatTTTGGCCTTCCGAACTTAAAATCCTAATTCCTCTCTTAAAATGAATCTGTACTCgagtttgatttattttcacATACATTAtagttaaaatattttatggtaaaaaaaattttaaatttcaattatcCACATCGCTGCAAAAAGCAAGAAGTGTCTTTTGATGTTTTACAAATATTTATCAACAAAAGCATGGTATGCATCCAtaatctttcatttctttgtaACCAATAAGGGACTATATTAGTGGCGCAATCACTGGACTGAAAATTGCAGCACGTCAAACATTGTGaatgcttttcttttaatggCTCAAAACTTTTGACTTTTGATTTTCGAGTATGCTCCAGAAATGGTGgagaaatcaattgacggAACAGATACGTGGAACTTGAGAATAGAAAGACTTCAACGGGTTTGGGTAATCAATGGAGTTTTGAAGGCCCATATAGTTGTTTGGACTTTAAgggtcgtttggtacggcGAATTGTTATGTACTGAACTAAATTTTAGGATTGTCTTggattagctcggattggtctaaattaaattaagtaCTAACCTACGTTTGGTGTTGTGTCGGATTAAGAAGCtagattgtaaaaatagtgaagacctatgtttggtgctgtgtcgaactaaaaaataattcttgtaatatttaaatttaattgggaattttgacttaaaaaatatttatatttaattagggatATTTAATTGGGGCTGATGTGTGAaatcttttatataaaaattataaaattatttaaaaaattacaaaagaaaaaaaaacacattctctcattctttcctcttccttcctttctctctccccctctctgccTTTATTTCCCATCTTTgccttcctctctctctctcgctatGTCTTTCttcccaaatttccaaaaagaaaatcagaatAAACCCAATTAGCCCCACACCACAACTTTTCACAAACCAATTACCACACCACAAAATTAAAAGgccaaaagtcacttttggttcCTGTAGTTTGGCACTTCAATCACTTTTAACCCTATAGTTTCAATTTCGTCAATTTTGCCACTGTAGTTTCGTATTGTAGCAATTCAAAGACATGTTAGTATTATTATCAATTTCTTTAACGATGCAAGGAGCAATTTCGTCAACCCAAAACCCTTGAGGGTAAAAGCTTGTTTGAAATTCTCTCCATTTCATATTAGGGCTCGAAATTCAACCACTAATCCCAATTTTTCAAGAATCCTAAAaccaaatgaccaatttcaaGCCCTAATATGAAATTAGGGGAGTTTCAAACGAGCTTTTATGCTCAAGGATTTTGGGTTGATGAAATTGACTTACATtgtcaaagaaattgacaagaaTACTAATTTGTCCTTAAATTGCTACAAATATAAAACTATAGGGTCAAAATTGATGGAATTGAAACTACAGGGTTAAAAATGGTTAAAGTGCCAAACTATagggaccaaaagtgacttttagccaaattaaaattaaaaaacaccAAAACGCCCAAAACACAATTGGGATCTTATTgatccctttcttcttctttggccATTACCAGAATGATGGCCGCTCTCGGCTCTGATCAGCGGAAGTAGCTGAAAGACACCTTCTAAGGCCCATTGCTGCGGTAAAATGGAAAACAAGCATTGTTCTTGTTGGAGACTGCCTTGAGAAGAAGACCCACTGCTGCTCTCAAACTACGCATCTTCTAAGGCatctccattttcattttctgagtTAAAGACGAAAGGGAATTGCAAGAGAATGAGATTGGAGAGTTATAGGGTTTTGCAGACAGAGTGAAGGGAGGTATGTAAAGGGAGAGATAAAAAAACTTGCCTGAGTACAACTTCAAAGAAGAGCAGAGTCGATGTTGAAGGAAATGAGAGACAGAGATAGAGacagagacacagagagacacagagagagagagagagagagagagagaggcgttGGCTTGGACTCGCGTGTTATGTCTAGCGAGCTCGCTA includes the following:
- the LOC117622606 gene encoding protein E6-like isoform X4; its protein translation is MAPFAKSLSFFFLLVLIFSSFFENIQARESVFFSKVTQYYNNKKNVNEPTISTSIAEVPTPAPSPAAEAPELADVPAPAAEAPELADVPAPAPSYLEKEHRHNGALYGLGSGKSPSTEETPTTIDGEDEILAEELSGESFDRTGNYESTNLYNNNGYKTNYVNNNNYVNRNGYKTNYVNNNNYINGNGYTKTNNYKGGNGYTKTNNYKGGNGWENREINVQQGMSDTRFLENGRYYQDVKNEINQNFNENYEGGRGSTRNYVENSNEFNTMEEYDKYQESRGYVP
- the LOC117622606 gene encoding protein E6-like isoform X2, whose protein sequence is MAPFAKSLSFFFLLVLIFSSFFENIQARESVFFSKVTQYYNNKKNVNEPTISTSIAEVPTPAPSPAAEAPELADVPAPAAEAPELADVPAPAPSYLEKEHRHNGALYGLGSGKSPSTEETPTTIDGEDEILAEELSGESFDRTGNYESTNLYNNNGYKTNYVNNNNYVNRNGYKTNYVNNNNYINGNGYTKTNNYKGGYTKTNNYKGGNGYTKTNNYKGGNGWENREINVQQGMSDTRFLENGRYYQDVKNEINQNFNENYEGGRGSTRNYVENSNEFNTMEEYDKYQESRGYVP
- the LOC117622606 gene encoding probable ATP-dependent RNA helicase ddx42 isoform X1, with the protein product MAPFAKSLSFFFLLVLIFSSFFENIQARESVFFSKVTQYYNNKKNVNEPTISTSIAEVPTPAPSPAAEAPELADVPAPAAEAPELADVPAPAPSYLEKEHRHNGALYGLGSGKSPSTEETPTTIDGEDEILAEELSGESFDRTGNYESTNLYNNNGYKTNYVNNNNYVNRNGYKTNYVNNNNYINGNGYANNYKGSNGYTKTNNYKGGYTKTNNYKGGNGYTKTNNYKGGNGWENREINVQQGMSDTRFLENGRYYQDVKNEINQNFNENYEGGRGSTRNYVENSNEFNTMEEYDKYQESRGYVP
- the LOC117622606 gene encoding protein E6-like isoform X3 → MAPFAKSLSFFFLLVLIFSSFFENIQARESVFFSKVTQYYNNKKNVNEPTISTSIAEVPTPAPSPAAEAPELADVPAPAAEAPELADVPAPAPSYLEKEHRHNGALYGLGSGKSPSTEETPTTIDGEDEILAEELSGESFDRTGNYESTNLYNNNGYKTNYVNNNNYVNRNGYKTNYVNNNNYINGNGYTKTNNYKGGNGYTKTNNYKGGNGWENREINVQQGMSDTRFLENGRYYQDVKNEINQNFNENYEGGRGSTRNYVENSNEFNTMEEYDKYQESRGYVP